Proteins encoded within one genomic window of Candidatus Eisenbacteria bacterium:
- a CDS encoding DMT family transporter — protein sequence MSAPPRLVAIAIVANLIGGTSYVLTKIALEGLTETTLIVVRTVVALAVLVPIAGRRLWPLLRAAGGDRRRLLAMGALGYALPLVLGSYGVRRSTATNAALLIGTEPLAVVVLGALLLGEPLTRARIVALALGVSGATILVTNGIPLLTVAYAPHLTGDLLLVIHGAAWAIYTIAGKSLLERYDPIAVATASLAVALPLLAPLAAFELPGIVWEWPRLAPALAAAVTLGLVVSALMTVLWTTALRGMDASYLAGFIFLQPLAGVALGALILGERVTPFVLAGGGLVLAAVYVLILESRARGAS from the coding sequence GTGTCCGCGCCGCCTCGTCTGGTCGCGATCGCGATCGTGGCGAATCTCATCGGGGGCACGTCGTACGTCCTCACCAAGATCGCGCTCGAGGGCCTGACCGAGACGACGCTCATCGTCGTGCGGACGGTCGTGGCACTGGCGGTGCTCGTGCCGATCGCGGGCCGGCGTCTGTGGCCGCTCCTGCGTGCCGCCGGCGGCGATCGGCGGCGCCTCCTCGCGATGGGCGCGCTCGGCTACGCGCTGCCGCTCGTGCTCGGGAGCTACGGCGTGCGGCGCTCGACCGCGACCAACGCGGCACTCCTCATCGGTACCGAGCCGCTGGCCGTGGTCGTGCTGGGCGCCCTTCTTCTGGGGGAACCTCTCACGAGAGCGCGCATCGTGGCGCTCGCTCTCGGCGTCTCGGGGGCGACGATCCTGGTCACGAACGGGATCCCGCTCCTCACCGTCGCCTACGCGCCGCACCTGACCGGCGATCTCCTGCTCGTGATCCACGGCGCGGCGTGGGCGATCTACACGATCGCGGGCAAGAGCCTGCTCGAGCGCTACGACCCGATCGCGGTCGCGACGGCGTCGCTCGCCGTCGCGCTGCCGCTGCTCGCCCCGCTGGCGGCGTTCGAGCTGCCGGGGATCGTATGGGAGTGGCCGCGCCTCGCTCCGGCCCTCGCGGCGGCCGTGACGCTCGGCCTCGTCGTGTCGGCGCTCATGACCGTGCTGTGGACGACGGCGCTCCGGGGCATGGACGCGTCGTACCTCGCCGGCTTCATCTTCCTGCAGCCGCTGGCCGGCGTCGCGCTCGGCGCACTCATCCTCGGGGAGCGCGTGACGCCCTTCGTGCTCGCGGGCGGCGGGCTCGTCCTTGCTGCCGTCTACGTCCTGATCCTCGAGTCGCGGGCTCGGGGGGCTTCGTAG
- a CDS encoding ATP-binding protein: protein MLAEPATLGVEPATQVLDVGTLTQAFETFTAATRRLEREYAALRRRVTLLTAELEEKNRRLAASLERERALEATALRQSRLAAMGEMAAMLAHEVRNPLGAMELFTGLLLQDLQEQPEPQRLARQVAAGIADLNHLVTNLLEFTRTRRTVERGDARVECRAAVEDALRYASDLIEAGGITVVRDLPAAEVTARGDAALLRPALLNLVRNAVQAMPAGGTLTATVARDGGGVAVTIADSGPGIPAEVRASIFTPFFTTRAKGTGLGLTVVRELVTALGGEVTLADGAGGGAAFTIVLQAA, encoded by the coding sequence ATGCTCGCTGAGCCCGCCACCCTGGGCGTCGAGCCCGCGACGCAGGTCCTCGACGTCGGTACGCTCACGCAGGCGTTCGAGACCTTCACTGCGGCCACGCGCCGGCTCGAGCGCGAGTACGCGGCCCTGCGACGCCGCGTGACCCTGCTCACGGCCGAGCTCGAGGAGAAGAATCGGCGCCTCGCCGCCAGCCTCGAGCGCGAGCGGGCGCTCGAGGCGACGGCGCTGCGCCAGAGCCGCCTCGCCGCGATGGGCGAGATGGCGGCCATGCTGGCGCACGAGGTGCGCAATCCGCTCGGCGCGATGGAGCTCTTCACGGGGCTGCTCCTGCAGGATCTGCAGGAACAGCCCGAGCCACAACGCCTCGCCCGGCAGGTGGCGGCCGGTATCGCCGACCTGAACCACCTGGTGACGAACCTGCTCGAGTTCACGCGCACGCGGCGCACGGTGGAACGCGGCGACGCGCGCGTCGAGTGTCGTGCGGCGGTCGAGGACGCGCTGCGCTACGCGAGCGATCTGATCGAGGCGGGCGGCATCACGGTCGTGCGCGATCTGCCCGCGGCGGAGGTGACGGCACGGGGCGACGCGGCGCTCCTGCGGCCGGCGCTCCTGAACCTCGTCCGTAACGCCGTCCAGGCGATGCCGGCGGGCGGCACGCTCACCGCGACGGTCGCGCGCGACGGCGGCGGCGTTGCCGTGACGATCGCGGACAGCGGGCCGGGGATCCCCGCCGAGGTGCGTGCGAGCATCTTCACGCCGTTCTTCACGACGCGCGCGAAGGGCACGGGACTCGGGCTGACGGTCGTGCGCGAGCTGGTGACCGCGCTCGGCGGCGAGGTGACGCTGGCGGACGGGGCCGGTGGGGGCGCCGCATTCACGATCGTCCTGCAGGCGGCGTGA
- a CDS encoding sigma-54 dependent transcriptional regulator codes for MEGRRIVVVDDEPGMRAGLAEVLRRGGFQVDLAATAEDALAHLQAEGADLVVTDLRLPGLSGTELLRELRTTGLDVPAIVITAHGTIEDAVAAMKLGALDFLPKPFSPGDLLHLATRALERAAAGPVRRGRTDTLAAARRPIVTRDPGMLRLLEIADTVASSRAPALIQGESGTGKELLARHLHERGVRRGKPFVAVNCAALPRDLLESELFGHERGAFTGALMRKIGKFELASGGTILLDEVSEMELGLQAKLLRVLQEYEVDRVGGSSPVPVDVRVVATTNRRLRDLVDAGRFREDLFYRLNVLPFVVPPLRERTGDVELLAEHFLQRYANGTVRALDASAREALRSRRWPGNVRELEHALERASLLAQSGVITAADLEDRDGGTPRLALGTLAGLTVREMERRLIVETLKRTKNNRTQAARMLGISIRTLRNKLAEYRSRGELELALASES; via the coding sequence ATGGAGGGACGGAGGATCGTGGTCGTGGACGACGAGCCGGGCATGCGTGCCGGGCTCGCCGAGGTGCTGCGACGAGGCGGGTTCCAGGTGGACCTGGCCGCGACGGCGGAGGACGCGCTCGCGCACCTGCAGGCCGAGGGCGCCGATCTCGTGGTGACCGATCTCCGCCTGCCAGGGCTATCGGGTACGGAGCTCCTGCGCGAGCTGCGCACGACCGGCCTCGACGTACCCGCCATCGTCATCACGGCCCACGGCACGATCGAGGACGCGGTGGCGGCCATGAAGCTGGGCGCGCTCGACTTCCTCCCGAAGCCGTTCTCGCCGGGCGACCTGCTGCACCTGGCGACGCGCGCCCTCGAGCGCGCGGCGGCGGGGCCGGTACGCCGCGGGCGCACGGACACGCTCGCGGCCGCGCGCCGTCCGATCGTGACGCGCGATCCCGGGATGCTCCGCCTGCTCGAGATCGCCGACACGGTGGCGTCGAGCCGGGCGCCCGCGCTGATCCAGGGCGAGAGCGGCACCGGCAAGGAGCTCCTCGCGCGCCATCTGCACGAGCGCGGCGTGCGGCGGGGCAAGCCCTTCGTCGCCGTCAACTGCGCGGCGCTGCCGCGCGACCTCCTCGAGAGCGAGCTGTTCGGCCACGAGCGCGGCGCCTTCACCGGCGCGCTCATGCGCAAGATCGGCAAGTTCGAGCTCGCGAGCGGCGGCACCATCCTGCTCGACGAGGTGAGCGAGATGGAGCTCGGGCTGCAGGCGAAGCTCCTCCGCGTCCTGCAGGAGTACGAGGTGGACCGCGTGGGCGGCTCGAGCCCGGTCCCCGTCGACGTGCGCGTGGTGGCGACCACCAACCGCCGGCTGCGCGACCTGGTCGACGCCGGACGCTTCCGCGAGGACCTCTTCTACCGGCTGAACGTGCTGCCCTTCGTCGTGCCGCCGCTGCGCGAGCGGACCGGCGACGTGGAGCTCCTCGCCGAACACTTCCTGCAGCGCTACGCGAACGGCACCGTCCGGGCGCTCGACGCGAGCGCGCGCGAGGCGCTGCGGAGCCGCCGCTGGCCCGGAAACGTCCGCGAGCTCGAGCATGCGCTCGAACGGGCAAGCCTCCTCGCGCAAAGCGGCGTCATCACGGCCGCCGACCTGGAGGACCGCGACGGCGGCACGCCCCGCCTCGCGCTCGGGACGCTGGCCGGCCTCACCGTCCGCGAGATGGAGCGGCGTCTCATCGTCGAGACCCTGAAGCGCACCAAGAACAACCGCACGCAGGCGGCGCGCATGCTGGGCATCAGCATCCGCACGCTGCGCAACAAGCTCGCCGAGTACCGCAGCCGCGGCGAGCTCGAGCTGGCACTGGCGTCAGAGAGTTGA
- the flgB gene encoding flagellar basal body rod protein FlgB, translating into MPSPISDPVLEGLARALDVHQRRHEVLATNLANVETPRFRAQEVDFRSALTRAFEQSAQAEPATPATVVEDATAPARADGNTVDLDLQMAKLSDNAGRFLALARIAGKKIALMRLAIDGGR; encoded by the coding sequence ATGCCGTCTCCAATCAGCGATCCGGTCCTCGAAGGCCTCGCCCGCGCGCTCGACGTCCACCAGCGACGCCACGAGGTGCTGGCGACGAACCTGGCCAACGTCGAGACGCCGCGCTTCCGCGCCCAGGAGGTCGACTTCCGCTCCGCGCTGACGCGCGCGTTCGAGCAGTCGGCGCAGGCGGAGCCCGCGACGCCCGCGACCGTCGTCGAGGACGCGACCGCGCCGGCACGGGCCGACGGCAACACGGTCGACCTGGATCTGCAGATGGCGAAGCTCTCCGACAACGCGGGACGCTTCCTCGCGCTCGCACGGATCGCCGGCAAGAAGATCGCGCTCATGCGGCTCGCGATCGACGGAGGCCGTTGA
- the flgC gene encoding flagellar basal body rod protein FlgC: MDILSPTFAIAASALRAERMRLDVVASNLANANTTRTPEGGPYRRRHVVFTTEPIGTGSDFGDTIAALGADPTRQGVEVTNVVDDPTPPRLVFDPGHPDANPEGYVAYPNVNPVLEMVDLMAATRAYEANVQVVNATKRMAESALSISG; encoded by the coding sequence ATGGACATCCTCTCTCCCACCTTCGCCATCGCGGCGAGCGCGCTGCGCGCCGAGCGCATGCGGCTCGACGTGGTCGCCTCGAACCTCGCCAACGCGAACACCACGCGCACGCCCGAGGGCGGCCCCTACCGGCGCCGGCACGTCGTGTTCACGACCGAGCCGATCGGGACCGGCAGCGACTTCGGCGACACGATCGCCGCGCTCGGCGCCGATCCCACGCGCCAGGGCGTCGAGGTGACGAACGTCGTGGACGACCCGACGCCGCCGCGCCTCGTCTTCGATCCCGGGCATCCCGATGCGAACCCCGAGGGCTACGTCGCCTATCCGAACGTGAACCCGGTGCTCGAGATGGTGGACCTGATGGCCGCGACGCGGGCCTACGAAGCCAACGTGCAGGTCGTGAACGCGACCAAGCGGATGGCCGAGTCGGCGCTCTCGATCTCGGGCTAG
- the fliE gene encoding flagellar hook-basal body complex protein FliE, with amino-acid sequence MAITTDITRVVPGIITGPGAPGAASQPASTEGPSFGGVLKDSLAQVNHLQRSADQAITDLATGGPTSLHDTMIALEKADLSFRLMMQVRNKIVEAYQEVLRMQV; translated from the coding sequence ATGGCGATCACCACCGACATCACACGCGTCGTTCCGGGGATCATCACGGGCCCCGGGGCCCCGGGCGCCGCATCGCAGCCCGCGAGCACCGAGGGTCCGTCGTTCGGCGGCGTCCTCAAGGACTCGCTCGCGCAGGTGAATCACCTCCAGCGCAGCGCCGACCAGGCGATCACCGACCTCGCCACGGGCGGGCCGACGTCGCTGCACGACACGATGATCGCGCTCGAGAAGGCCGACCTGTCTTTCCGCCTGATGATGCAGGTCCGCAACAAGATCGTGGAGGCCTACCAGGAAGTCCTCCGCATGCAGGTGTGA
- the fliF gene encoding flagellar basal-body MS-ring/collar protein FliF, translating to MNARLQQLWANLQAFFSSQPPARRIAIVAVGVGSMALVLGVAWWVQRPLYRPLFTNLSPEDASAIVETLRAEKVAYELDDGGHAILVPADRLYELRLSLASRGLPEGGGVGFEIFDKQSLGQTDFLQHLNYQRALQGELGRTIAQLGGVEAARVHLAIPERSLFVSQDRRPSASVVVKLLPGRALSRAQIDGIVHLIASSVQGMAPDAVTVVDEAGRMLTPEHRGDDATTASGTAIEYQRGIERATEERIESMLGTVVGSGKVIARVAATVDFSRTERTEESYDPDKTAVRQQHLTREETTGGKLAQGAPGTASNLTNDPYAASAEDTGPRTERRDETQSYEVSKTVSRTVGPIGTVKQLSVAVLVDGTYKEENGQRVFVPRSDEELDKLKTLVASAVGLSDARGDRIEVTSAAFQAPDLTAGEGILSTAAEWAPSLIARGLGIALVLGVLIFGVRPLVQNLGTSRALPRLGGLFLDREAAVSEIARENVALSQQNPERAAQLVRQWLVEHGQRTA from the coding sequence ATGAACGCACGACTCCAGCAGCTGTGGGCGAACCTCCAGGCGTTCTTCTCGAGCCAGCCGCCGGCGCGGCGCATCGCGATCGTCGCGGTCGGCGTCGGCTCCATGGCGCTCGTGCTGGGCGTCGCGTGGTGGGTGCAGCGGCCGCTCTACCGGCCGCTCTTCACGAACCTCTCGCCCGAGGACGCGTCGGCGATCGTCGAGACGCTGCGCGCCGAGAAGGTCGCCTACGAGCTCGACGACGGAGGCCACGCCATCCTCGTGCCCGCCGACCGTCTCTACGAGCTCCGGCTCTCGCTCGCGAGCCGCGGTCTGCCGGAGGGCGGCGGCGTCGGCTTCGAGATCTTCGACAAGCAGTCGCTCGGCCAGACCGACTTCCTGCAGCACCTGAACTACCAGCGCGCGCTCCAGGGCGAGCTCGGCCGGACGATCGCGCAGCTGGGGGGCGTCGAGGCGGCGCGCGTCCACCTGGCCATCCCGGAGCGCTCGCTCTTCGTGTCGCAGGACCGCCGGCCGTCGGCGTCGGTGGTGGTGAAGCTCCTGCCGGGCCGGGCCCTGTCGCGGGCGCAGATCGACGGCATCGTGCACCTGATCGCGTCGAGCGTGCAGGGGATGGCGCCCGACGCCGTGACCGTGGTCGACGAGGCGGGCCGGATGCTCACGCCCGAGCACCGCGGCGACGACGCGACGACCGCGTCGGGGACCGCGATCGAATATCAGCGGGGCATCGAGCGCGCGACAGAGGAGCGCATCGAGAGCATGCTCGGCACCGTCGTGGGATCGGGCAAGGTGATCGCCCGGGTCGCGGCGACCGTCGACTTCTCGCGCACCGAGCGCACCGAGGAGAGCTACGACCCCGACAAGACGGCCGTGCGCCAGCAGCACCTGACGCGCGAGGAGACGACCGGCGGCAAGCTCGCGCAGGGTGCCCCCGGCACGGCCTCGAACCTGACCAACGATCCGTACGCCGCGTCCGCGGAGGACACGGGCCCGCGCACCGAGCGTCGCGACGAGACGCAGAGCTACGAGGTCTCGAAGACGGTCTCGCGCACGGTCGGTCCCATCGGAACGGTGAAGCAGCTCTCGGTCGCCGTGCTGGTCGACGGCACCTACAAGGAGGAGAACGGCCAGCGGGTGTTCGTGCCCCGCTCGGACGAGGAGCTCGACAAGCTGAAGACGCTCGTCGCCAGTGCGGTCGGGCTCTCCGACGCGCGCGGCGATCGCATCGAGGTCACGAGCGCGGCCTTCCAGGCGCCGGACCTCACGGCAGGCGAGGGCATCCTCTCCACCGCCGCCGAGTGGGCGCCGTCGCTCATCGCGCGCGGCCTCGGCATCGCGCTCGTGCTGGGTGTGCTCATCTTCGGTGTGCGTCCGCTGGTGCAGAACCTCGGGACGTCGCGGGCGCTGCCGCGCCTGGGCGGCCTCTTCCTCGATCGCGAGGCGGCGGTCTCCGAGATCGCCCGCGAGAACGTCGCGTTGAGTCAGCAGAATCCGGAACGCGCCGCGCAGCTCGTGCGCCAGTGGCTGGTCGAGCACGGCCAGCGGACGGCGTGA